One segment of Solanum lycopersicum chromosome 1, SLM_r2.1 DNA contains the following:
- the LOC101268418 gene encoding pre-mRNA cleavage factor Im 25 kDa subunit 2, whose translation MASSAIVNTYPLSSYTFGTKEHKMEKDTSVADRLARMKVNYMKEGVRTSVEGILLVQEHNHPHILLLQIGNTFCKLPGGRLKPGENEIEGLKRKLSSKLAANPPANQPNWKIGECIATWWRPNFETIMYPYCPPHITKPKECKKLYLVHLSEREYFAVPKNLKLLAVPLFELYDNVQRYGPVISTIPQQLSRLQFNMINQ comes from the exons ATGGCCTCGTCCGCTATAGTGAATACATACCCACTCTCTAGCTATACATTTGGTACAAAAGAGCATAAAATGGAGAAGGATACATCCGTTGCCGATCGCCTTGCTCGTATGAAAGTCAA CTACATGAAGGAGGGTGTAAGGACAAGTGTTGAAGGAATTCTATTG GTACAAGAACATAACCATCCTCATATTCTTCTTCTGCAAATTGGGAACACATTTTGCAAGCTCCCAGGTGGACGCCTAAAGCCAGGAGAAAATG AAATCGAGGGTTTGAAAAGGAAACTTTCCAGCAAACTTGCTGCTAATCCTCCTGCCAATCAGCCAAATTGGAAG ATAGGTGAGTGCATAGCCACCTGGTGGAGGCCTAACTTTGAAACCATAATGTATCCATACTGTCCTCCACATATAACAAAACCTAAG GAGTGTAAGAAGCTCTACCTTGTTCACTTATCTGAAAGAGAATACTTTGCTGTCCCCAAAAATCTTAAACTTCTTGCTGTGCCATTGTTTGAGCTTTATGACAATGTTCAG AGATATGGACCTGTAATATCTACAATTCCTCAACAGCTTTCCAGATTGCAGTTCAACATGATCAATCAATAG